One genomic window of Candidatus Stygibacter australis includes the following:
- a CDS encoding IS1380 family transposase, with the protein MKVKMQSFGQGKSRSNVTINSIESTSEYMSGRAGLPLVLKYIDNTDILSRLGYRFQYLKESTKGLDVTSFFRQTIAYMIEGSKLNLVAFNELKQDPSYAALLETNQEDLASTDQIKRMFNKFCNEPRHTDIFRDALSDTFISHLCDEQPPVVILGVDTMVMNNDQAKMREGCSPTYKKVKGFQPLEFYWNGMIIDAVFREGKCHSNHGDDVKTATKRLVKKIRKGYNNTVPIIIKMDSGFMSEDNFRYFEEKLGIFFICAGKMYKSIKNYIGELPVNERREFVGSHIWDYIEFGSKLKTWKKFRRTIYLQNKNANLQYILDFARSDSIIYTNIGMDSELSANLYAAIDQDIYDPEYIIKEYHKRGNDELCNRAFKDFATRENLPFQGFDQNQAFYYLLVLSHVLLQSYVKDICYDIIDRNSYPTTIRRRLIDFAGKFVYHARKIILKVSDPIFNRLKLNLLWERCNSHQRQLSYI; encoded by the coding sequence ATGAAAGTTAAAATGCAGTCATTCGGTCAAGGGAAAAGCAGAAGCAATGTTACAATAAATTCTATTGAGAGCACATCTGAGTATATGTCTGGACGTGCAGGTTTGCCATTAGTCTTGAAATATATTGATAATACTGATATCCTATCCCGATTAGGTTACAGATTCCAGTATCTTAAAGAAAGTACCAAAGGATTAGATGTTACCTCATTTTTCAGACAGACAATTGCATATATGATAGAAGGTAGTAAGCTCAATCTTGTGGCATTTAACGAATTGAAACAAGATCCTTCATATGCTGCTTTGCTTGAGACAAATCAAGAGGATTTAGCAAGTACTGACCAGATCAAGAGAATGTTTAACAAGTTTTGTAATGAGCCTCGTCATACCGATATCTTCCGTGATGCACTATCAGATACTTTCATTTCTCATCTTTGTGATGAACAACCGCCTGTTGTAATACTCGGTGTAGATACGATGGTGATGAATAACGATCAGGCTAAAATGCGAGAAGGTTGTAGTCCTACCTACAAGAAAGTAAAAGGTTTTCAGCCTTTAGAATTTTATTGGAACGGCATGATAATTGATGCTGTATTTCGGGAAGGCAAATGTCACTCAAATCATGGTGATGACGTTAAAACAGCAACAAAAAGACTTGTGAAAAAGATCAGAAAGGGTTACAATAATACGGTTCCAATCATTATTAAAATGGATTCCGGTTTTATGAGTGAGGATAATTTTCGATATTTTGAAGAAAAACTCGGCATTTTTTTTATTTGTGCTGGGAAGATGTATAAGTCTATTAAAAATTATATCGGTGAATTACCGGTAAATGAAAGACGTGAATTTGTTGGTTCACATATATGGGATTACATCGAATTTGGTAGCAAGCTCAAAACATGGAAAAAGTTTAGACGCACGATTTATTTGCAAAATAAAAATGCAAACCTTCAATATATTTTGGACTTTGCCCGATCTGACAGCATTATATATACAAACATTGGAATGGATTCCGAGTTATCTGCTAATTTATATGCAGCCATTGATCAAGATATATACGATCCGGAATACATTATCAAAGAATATCACAAACGTGGAAATGATGAATTATGTAATCGAGCTTTCAAGGATTTTGCAACACGTGAGAATTTACCTTTTCAGGGATTTGATCAAAACCAGGCATTTTACTACCTGCTTGTTTTATCACATGTTCTTCTTCAAAGCTATGTAAAAGATATATGTTATGATATTATTGACCGAAACAGTTATCCCACAACTATCCGGCGTAGGCTTATTGATTTTGCGGGAAAGTTTGTTTATCATGCACGCAAAATAATATTAAAAGTGTCAGACCCGATATTCAATAGACTCAAGCTAAATCTCTTATGGGAACGATGTAATTCCCACCAGAGGCAATTAAGCTACATATAA
- a CDS encoding formate--tetrahydrofolate ligase: MLSDLEIAGSIKPLKIDEIAAILGLSSDDLEHYGDYKAKLKLTSLEEIKKKPMGKLVLVSAITPTPAGEGKTTVSIGLAMALNKIGKLTSVALREPSLGPVFGMKGGAAGGGYAQVLPMEEINLHFTGDMHAVTAANNMLSALINNYIYQGNELQIDPRRVTWKRVLDVNDRMLRDVVIGLGGKSQGIPMEEGFDITPASEIMAILCLSNDLTELKRKISEITIGYNYHGVPIYVKDLGYEGAITALLKDAIKPNLVQTTEGTPAFVHGGPFANIAQGANSIIATKTALRLSEYVVTEAGFGFDLGAEKFFDIVCPIGRFCTNATVLVATIRALKLHGGAKKKELDQPDLEALKAGLPNLEKHLENTKKFGMQSIVAINKFASDSEEELQEVVSFVKSRGFDVSIVDFHGKGGEGGLELAEKVSAMIESEKCKLHNLYDLETPVKDKIFKIAHEIYGAEAVDYQPAALAALRTIKKYGYENLPICIAKTQKSLSDNPKLLGRPKDFLVTVRDILISSGAGFLVPVTGDIMRMPGLTKNPSAENMNIDKDGNISGLF; this comes from the coding sequence ATGTTATCTGATTTAGAAATTGCCGGAAGTATCAAACCTCTTAAAATTGATGAAATAGCTGCCATATTAGGTCTTTCAAGTGATGACCTGGAACATTATGGAGATTATAAAGCCAAGCTTAAACTGACCAGTCTGGAAGAGATAAAGAAAAAGCCAATGGGAAAACTCGTACTGGTATCAGCTATCACTCCCACTCCTGCCGGAGAAGGGAAGACCACTGTCTCAATTGGTCTGGCAATGGCATTGAATAAAATTGGTAAATTGACCAGTGTTGCCTTGCGGGAACCATCTTTAGGTCCCGTATTTGGCATGAAAGGTGGGGCAGCAGGTGGTGGATATGCTCAGGTATTGCCAATGGAAGAGATCAACCTTCATTTCACTGGTGATATGCATGCCGTTACTGCTGCTAATAATATGCTCTCTGCTTTGATAAATAATTATATCTATCAAGGTAATGAATTGCAGATAGATCCCCGTAGAGTCACCTGGAAAAGAGTGTTGGACGTGAATGACAGGATGCTGCGGGACGTAGTTATTGGTTTGGGTGGTAAATCACAGGGCATTCCAATGGAAGAGGGATTTGATATTACACCGGCTTCCGAGATCATGGCAATATTATGCCTTTCTAATGATCTGACTGAATTGAAGCGTAAAATAAGTGAGATCACTATTGGTTATAATTATCACGGAGTTCCTATTTATGTGAAGGACTTAGGATATGAAGGGGCAATTACTGCTCTGCTCAAAGATGCAATCAAACCTAATCTGGTTCAGACTACTGAGGGCACTCCAGCTTTTGTGCATGGTGGTCCTTTTGCTAATATTGCCCAGGGAGCAAACAGCATCATAGCCACAAAAACAGCTTTACGGCTAAGTGAATATGTGGTAACTGAAGCAGGATTTGGCTTTGATCTGGGAGCTGAGAAATTTTTTGATATTGTCTGTCCGATCGGCAGGTTTTGCACTAATGCCACAGTGCTGGTAGCAACTATCAGGGCATTGAAACTGCATGGTGGAGCAAAAAAGAAAGAACTTGATCAGCCTGATCTGGAAGCATTAAAAGCAGGACTTCCTAACCTGGAAAAGCATTTGGAGAATACTAAAAAGTTCGGCATGCAGTCTATCGTTGCTATCAATAAATTTGCTTCGGATTCTGAAGAGGAATTGCAGGAAGTAGTTAGCTTTGTGAAGAGCAGGGGTTTTGACGTGAGTATCGTAGATTTTCATGGTAAAGGTGGTGAAGGTGGACTTGAGCTGGCAGAAAAGGTATCAGCTATGATCGAATCAGAAAAATGTAAATTACATAATCTCTATGACCTGGAAACACCTGTTAAGGATAAGATATTCAAGATCGCTCATGAGATATATGGGGCAGAGGCAGTTGACTATCAGCCTGCAGCGCTGGCAGCTCTGCGGACAATAAAGAAATACGGTTATGAAAACCTGCCCATCTGTATTGCTAAAACCCAGAAGTCACTTTCTGATAATCCTAAATTGCTGGGTAGGCCAAAGGATTTTCTGGTTACTGTGAGAGATATATTGATATCTTCGGGTGCCGGATTCCTGGTGCCTGTCACTGGTGACATCATGCGGATGCCAGGCTTAACCAAAAATCCCTCAGCAGAAAATATGAATATCGATAAGGATGGCAATATCAGCGGGTTATTTTAA
- a CDS encoding helix-turn-helix domain-containing protein, translating to MQRFVNDLVLTGLTENEAKAYLLLLKKPLTATRIAQTIGVNRSNVYGIISTLVQKGCVREIDGNVKTIIAINPEVAFNSMKTTLNMRMRLMDKLARDLEPYYEAEHNNNHKEMIKILHSRSSIIETLERLEKDAQSEVLAFSKPPYIMDVDNLKTLNLPQKASAKKGVIYRAIHEIEPDNLENFVKRLEYFQSMGEEIYVTDSLPMKLFIFDEEIAVFTMENQESSFSDFTFTSFENTDLAKTFHQLFDLYLTKSISLEEYKIIIKSQEKK from the coding sequence GTGCAAAGGTTTGTAAATGATCTGGTGTTAACCGGACTTACAGAAAATGAGGCTAAGGCATATTTACTGCTTTTGAAGAAACCGCTTACTGCTACCCGGATAGCTCAGACAATTGGAGTAAATCGCTCCAATGTTTATGGGATAATATCGACTTTAGTGCAAAAGGGTTGTGTGCGGGAAATAGATGGCAATGTTAAGACGATAATAGCAATAAATCCTGAGGTAGCATTTAACAGTATGAAAACAACTTTAAATATGCGAATGAGACTTATGGACAAGCTGGCAAGAGACCTTGAACCCTATTATGAAGCGGAGCATAACAATAATCATAAAGAAATGATCAAGATACTTCATTCACGAAGCTCCATAATTGAGACGCTTGAACGATTGGAAAAGGATGCTCAATCTGAAGTGCTTGCATTCAGTAAACCACCTTATATCATGGATGTAGACAATTTGAAAACCTTGAATCTACCCCAGAAAGCCAGTGCGAAAAAAGGTGTTATATATCGAGCAATTCATGAGATAGAGCCTGATAATCTGGAAAACTTTGTCAAGAGACTGGAATATTTCCAGAGTATGGGTGAGGAAATATATGTGACTGACAGTCTGCCCATGAAGCTATTTATATTTGATGAAGAAATAGCCGTATTTACGATGGAGAATCAGGAAAGTTCATTTTCTGATTTTACCTTTACATCATTTGAGAATACTGATCTGGCAAAAACCTTTCATCAATTATTTGATCTTTATCTAACAAAATCGATAAGTTTGGAAGAATATAAAATAATAATCAAATCACAGGAGAAAAAATGA
- a CDS encoding right-handed parallel beta-helix repeat-containing protein, which translates to MRKMILVLVIVLAFSSVHAITIPGGEVSGNWVLEESPYYIDGNITIIAESTLEVEAGVEILFNDNYSLVVIGRLAAIGTESDSILVSRAEGAIGWQGIRFMNCTGNGLEDSSLQYCRIERSAAIGGDEMSNGGGIYCDNSNNVVIDHCYFYQNYAAWDGGAISLNNASDISITNCSFVGNSCGFYGAGMVVYGSAPVIDGCEFRSNNSAVFAGGFSAWDNSDVTITNCIFEYNTAGACSGIYGVGSTFSLSNLIFINNDTSNGSGAALGLTSCTTEGSNLTIIDNISPMNGGAFWIFGGTLSLYNSILWGNMPNQIALENGSSGTIANCCIQDGFEGENIISDDPGLIDMANYDLHLMEDSPCIDAGDADLVSFTLPETDLDGLMRIMDGDGDGEAVIDLGVYEFELIIIYEPPAHVNIDNTTGLMTWEDPSMEGLTGFEIYLNGELEGIVEPDIEEYMFIGLMEGEIYTVAIIAIYEDGESEIVEVEFIYTPTGTSDNELSAVSLMGNYPNPFNPETTIRFSTSKEGYVDLSIYNLQGQKVTTLVNGVLKAQSHNIVWDGRNESGNRVSSGVYIYQVQSENETAEGRMILLK; encoded by the coding sequence ATGAGAAAAATGATTTTAGTTTTAGTTATTGTCCTGGCATTTTCGAGTGTGCATGCCATCACAATCCCGGGAGGAGAAGTAAGCGGCAACTGGGTACTGGAAGAGAGCCCCTATTACATTGACGGTAATATCACGATCATTGCTGAATCTACTCTGGAAGTAGAAGCAGGTGTGGAGATACTTTTTAACGACAATTATTCACTGGTAGTAATTGGGAGACTTGCTGCGATTGGTACGGAGTCTGACTCGATTCTTGTATCCCGTGCAGAAGGTGCAATCGGCTGGCAGGGTATCAGATTTATGAATTGCACCGGTAATGGACTGGAGGATTCATCATTGCAATACTGCCGAATAGAAAGAAGTGCAGCTATTGGCGGAGATGAAATGTCTAATGGTGGAGGAATCTATTGTGATAATTCCAATAATGTGGTTATAGATCATTGTTATTTTTATCAAAACTATGCAGCCTGGGATGGAGGAGCAATAAGTTTGAATAATGCTTCAGATATCAGTATCACCAATTGCAGTTTCGTAGGAAACAGTTGCGGGTTTTATGGTGCAGGGATGGTCGTTTACGGTTCTGCACCTGTAATTGATGGATGTGAATTTCGTTCGAATAATTCAGCGGTTTTTGCGGGTGGATTTAGTGCCTGGGATAACTCTGATGTGACAATTACAAATTGCATATTTGAATATAATACTGCCGGAGCATGCAGTGGGATTTATGGAGTAGGCTCAACTTTCAGCCTTTCAAACCTGATATTTATCAATAATGATACTAGTAATGGATCGGGAGCAGCATTAGGATTAACATCCTGCACAACGGAAGGATCAAACCTTACTATTATAGATAATATATCACCCATGAATGGTGGAGCATTCTGGATCTTTGGTGGGACATTAAGTTTATATAACTCCATTTTATGGGGAAATATGCCAAATCAAATCGCCCTTGAGAACGGCAGTAGTGGAACTATAGCTAATTGCTGCATACAGGATGGATTTGAAGGTGAAAACATAATTTCAGATGATCCTGGACTGATTGATATGGCTAATTATGATCTTCATCTAATGGAAGATTCACCCTGTATAGATGCCGGGGATGCTGATCTGGTTTCCTTTACTTTGCCAGAGACTGATCTTGATGGCTTGATGCGGATCATGGATGGTGATGGAGATGGCGAGGCAGTTATTGATCTGGGAGTATATGAATTTGAACTGATCATTATTTATGAACCGCCAGCACATGTAAATATAGATAACACTACTGGATTAATGACCTGGGAGGATCCTTCAATGGAAGGGCTTACCGGTTTTGAAATCTATCTTAATGGCGAATTAGAGGGTATAGTAGAGCCTGATATTGAAGAGTACATGTTTATTGGCTTGATGGAAGGAGAAATCTATACTGTGGCTATAATAGCAATTTATGAAGACGGAGAATCAGAAATTGTGGAAGTGGAATTTATCTATACGCCAACTGGAACAAGTGATAATGAGTTGAGTGCAGTTTCCCTTATGGGTAATTATCCTAATCCCTTTAATCCTGAAACAACCATCAGGTTCTCGACTTCAAAGGAAGGATATGTGGATCTGTCTATCTATAATTTACAGGGGCAGAAGGTTACTACGCTGGTAAATGGAGTATTGAAAGCTCAATCTCATAACATCGTCTGGGATGGCAGAAATGAAAGCGGAAACAGGGTAAGCAGCGGAGTGTACATTTATCAAGTACAATCAGAGAACGAAACAGCTGAAGGCAGAATGATATTGCTTAAATAG